The Stratiformator vulcanicus genome has a segment encoding these proteins:
- a CDS encoding replication protein RepA: MKPATDDAPRRRIPRTANRISLAAEEIFHAPYPEPDEMVFLARNLVQVTLPHSDPGDVPVWGRTNGNLTLTIKPDWTLDPQTNQPTCLGLPYGTIPRLLLFWITTETLRQKSRKITLGDSLSGFMRELDLTPTGGRWGSIPRLKKQMERLFRAKISFEERRTDGELKGTRWLDMPVAPQGELWWNHQQPDQSSLLGSWIELGEAFYDSILAAPVPVDLRALLALKNSPLALDLYAWSTYRTHRVNRSGRKAFIPWRGLAKQFGGDYANVKDFKRKAKQVLRKVQAVYPGLVLEDRDGGFNLCPGRTAVRKSAAETF; the protein is encoded by the coding sequence ATGAAGCCCGCGACCGATGACGCACCGCGTCGCCGTATTCCCCGCACGGCCAACCGCATTTCCCTCGCCGCCGAGGAAATCTTCCACGCCCCCTACCCCGAACCGGACGAGATGGTGTTCCTGGCCCGCAACCTCGTGCAGGTCACGCTCCCGCACAGCGATCCCGGCGACGTTCCCGTGTGGGGCCGCACGAACGGCAATTTAACGCTGACGATCAAGCCCGACTGGACGCTCGACCCGCAGACGAACCAGCCGACCTGCCTCGGCCTCCCCTACGGCACGATCCCGCGCCTGCTCCTATTCTGGATCACGACGGAGACGCTCCGCCAGAAAAGCCGCAAGATCACACTCGGCGACTCCCTCTCGGGTTTCATGCGAGAACTCGACCTGACGCCGACCGGCGGCCGGTGGGGTTCGATCCCCAGACTTAAGAAACAGATGGAGCGTCTGTTCCGCGCGAAGATCAGCTTCGAAGAACGCCGAACCGACGGCGAACTGAAAGGAACCCGATGGCTCGACATGCCCGTCGCCCCGCAAGGCGAACTGTGGTGGAACCACCAACAACCCGACCAAAGCAGCCTATTGGGCAGCTGGATCGAACTGGGCGAAGCGTTCTACGACTCAATCCTCGCCGCCCCCGTTCCCGTCGACCTGCGTGCCTTACTGGCTCTGAAGAACTCCCCGCTCGCCCTCGACCTCTACGCGTGGTCGACCTACCGCACCCACCGCGTAAACCGCAGCGGCCGCAAGGCCTTCATCCCATGGCGCGGCCTCGCCAAACAATTCGGCGGCGACTACGCGAATGTGAAAGACTTCAAGCGAAAAGCGAAACAGGTACTGCGAAAGGTCCAGGCCGTCTATCCCGGCCTCGTGCTGGAAGACCGTGACGGCGGGTTTAATCTCTGCCCCGGTAGAACGGCAGTGCGAAAGTCGGCAGCCGAAACATTTTGA
- a CDS encoding type II toxin-antitoxin system VapC family toxin, which translates to MNILLDTNTIARIAEEDSPRHEVVKRAIDRLRSDGETLLLVPQAIYEFWVVATRTKAVNGLGMTTAATAAFVEQFRATFTILPDDDAILDQWLDLVRDHGITGVNAHDARLVAAMRCHGITEILTFNDKDFRRYENVTVIKPDGVITKSN; encoded by the coding sequence ATGAACATCCTGCTTGACACCAACACGATCGCACGGATTGCCGAGGAGGACAGTCCGCGGCACGAAGTCGTCAAGCGAGCCATCGACCGGCTTCGTAGCGACGGCGAAACGCTGCTCCTCGTCCCGCAAGCCATCTACGAGTTCTGGGTTGTGGCGACTCGGACGAAGGCCGTCAACGGTCTTGGGATGACGACGGCAGCGACAGCCGCGTTCGTCGAACAGTTCAGGGCCACATTCACGATCTTGCCAGACGACGACGCCATTCTTGATCAGTGGCTCGATCTGGTCCGCGATCACGGCATTACCGGCGTGAATGCCCACGATGCCCGATTGGTCGCAGCCATGCGGTGTCACGGCATCACGGAGATTCTTACATTTAACGACAAAGACTTCCGCCGCTATGAAAACGTGACCGTAATCAAGCCCGACGGAGTCATCACGAAATCGAATTAA
- a CDS encoding ArdC family protein, whose protein sequence is MADVYQLITDRIIELLEQGTVPWHKPWRSAEHAPQNLISRKAYRGINAFLLGCLGYESPYWLTFKQAKQLGGVVRKGEKSVPVVFWKWLEKRDPQTDEIERLPLLKYYRVFHVTQCDLPGAKVPVVEEPEEAEFEPILACEQVVENMPNAPKIEIGGGRACYAPKADVIKMPKCEVFETAEDYYATLFHELTHATGHTTRLDRDGVRELSPFGSASYSKEELVAEVGAAFLCGHCGIDTATIENTAAYVDGWLKKLRGDKKLVVQAAAQAQKAADYVLGVTFKVNDE, encoded by the coding sequence ATGGCCGACGTTTATCAACTCATTACCGACCGCATCATTGAACTCTTGGAACAGGGCACCGTCCCTTGGCACAAACCTTGGCGATCCGCCGAGCACGCCCCGCAGAATCTCATCTCTCGTAAAGCCTACCGCGGCATTAATGCTTTTCTACTCGGCTGTCTCGGCTATGAATCTCCCTATTGGCTGACGTTTAAACAGGCCAAGCAACTCGGCGGGGTAGTCCGCAAGGGTGAAAAGTCCGTTCCCGTTGTCTTTTGGAAGTGGCTCGAAAAGCGGGACCCTCAAACGGACGAGATCGAGCGATTGCCGCTCTTAAAATACTACCGTGTGTTTCACGTGACGCAGTGCGATTTGCCCGGCGCGAAGGTGCCGGTTGTCGAAGAACCGGAAGAGGCCGAGTTTGAACCGATCCTTGCGTGCGAGCAAGTTGTCGAGAATATGCCGAATGCTCCGAAGATTGAAATCGGAGGCGGGCGGGCCTGTTACGCTCCCAAGGCTGATGTTATCAAGATGCCGAAGTGCGAGGTCTTCGAGACGGCCGAGGACTACTATGCTACGTTGTTTCACGAACTAACCCACGCGACGGGTCACACCACGCGGCTCGATCGTGACGGCGTCCGAGAATTAAGTCCGTTCGGGTCGGCCAGCTACAGCAAAGAAGAACTGGTAGCCGAGGTCGGGGCAGCATTTCTCTGCGGACACTGCGGCATCGACACGGCAACGATCGAAAACACGGCGGCCTACGTCGACGGCTGGCTCAAGAAGCTGCGAGGCGATAAGAAGCTCGTCGTGCAAGCGGCGGCTCAGGCGCAAAAGGCGGCGGACTACGTGCTGGGGGTCACCTTTAAAGTCAATGATGAATGA
- a CDS encoding relaxase/mobilization nuclease domain-containing protein: MFVEITRGRSFKGLAQYCLHDAGKKTSERVDFVETRNLATSNPNVAWRVMAARHYMQDELKAKAGVGLGGRKNGKPVGHLVLGWRRDEAEAQGLDRGQMVSAATEALRSIGADEHQALIVAHSDTEHPHCHVIVNLIGDDGRLKKNWKEREKLSKFALEHEIAHHGEPIVRRRSRHWEDRQAGETPEPVKKKSRNLFELDRAVERHPQLSPFAQEHRQKLAEFEKKRAAQEERHRRPRDRLKEVHDERIRRIRKSTDQAIRQHKTEVRKAHKSFWAELHKRQAADRRQFQKNEQALRGSIANAWRLIDWKAALGSDGRPRRGALKNIFNLLTSEVTRRTALEQEQATEKTYLRAKQRKLEQEKADRLRADETRQIKAARQSYTQKAAAMKARQAKQAETFKRERRELVNERQSALARVGYDRVEHRWHEQLTESKERKSRRRRTGGEKPPREKRPRRPKAKEVPAEEIRPDVKETPIDLGHKLQDDFEARMRDDLLQRRKDRSHDRER; the protein is encoded by the coding sequence ATGTTCGTTGAGATCACCCGCGGCCGTTCGTTTAAGGGACTCGCGCAGTATTGTCTGCACGACGCGGGGAAGAAGACTTCCGAGCGGGTCGACTTTGTCGAGACCCGCAACTTGGCGACTTCGAATCCGAACGTGGCGTGGCGGGTGATGGCCGCCCGTCACTACATGCAGGACGAACTGAAGGCGAAAGCCGGCGTCGGGCTGGGCGGTCGAAAGAACGGAAAGCCGGTCGGGCATCTCGTGCTCGGATGGCGGCGTGACGAGGCCGAGGCTCAGGGCCTCGATCGCGGTCAAATGGTTTCGGCGGCAACGGAGGCATTAAGGTCAATCGGGGCGGACGAGCATCAGGCATTAATTGTCGCGCATTCGGATACCGAGCATCCGCACTGTCACGTCATCGTGAATCTGATCGGCGACGACGGACGGCTGAAAAAGAATTGGAAGGAGCGGGAGAAGCTATCGAAGTTCGCTTTGGAGCATGAGATCGCTCATCACGGCGAACCGATCGTGCGTCGGCGTTCGCGGCATTGGGAAGACCGGCAGGCTGGTGAGACGCCCGAACCGGTGAAGAAAAAGTCTCGGAATCTGTTCGAACTCGACCGGGCGGTTGAGCGGCACCCCCAGCTATCGCCGTTCGCACAAGAGCATCGGCAGAAACTCGCGGAGTTCGAGAAGAAGCGGGCGGCGCAGGAGGAACGGCACCGGCGGCCTCGTGATCGATTAAAAGAGGTTCACGACGAGCGGATTCGGCGAATTCGGAAGTCGACCGACCAGGCGATCCGGCAGCATAAGACCGAGGTTCGCAAAGCTCATAAGTCGTTCTGGGCGGAACTGCATAAGAGGCAGGCCGCTGATCGTCGGCAGTTCCAGAAAAACGAGCAGGCACTCCGCGGCAGCATCGCCAACGCATGGCGGTTGATCGATTGGAAGGCGGCCCTCGGTTCCGACGGTCGTCCGCGACGCGGGGCCTTAAAGAACATTTTTAATTTGCTTACGTCTGAGGTGACTCGACGAACGGCCCTCGAACAGGAGCAGGCTACGGAGAAAACCTACCTGCGAGCGAAGCAGCGAAAGCTCGAACAGGAAAAGGCGGACCGGCTTCGGGCGGACGAGACGCGTCAGATTAAGGCGGCCCGCCAGTCTTATACCCAAAAAGCGGCGGCCATGAAGGCACGGCAGGCGAAACAGGCCGAAACGTTCAAGCGAGAACGGCGAGAACTGGTCAACGAACGCCAATCGGCATTAGCACGGGTCGGCTACGATCGCGTCGAGCACCGGTGGCACGAGCAGTTGACCGAAAGCAAGGAGCGAAAGTCACGTCGTCGCCGAACCGGCGGGGAAAAGCCGCCGCGTGAGAAACGGCCACGACGGCCGAAAGCGAAGGAGGTCCCCGCAGAAGAGATTCGCCCCGACGTTAAAGAAACGCCGATAGATCTCGGGCACAAACTCCAAGACGATTTTGAGGCCCGGATGCGGGACGATTTGCTGCAGCGACGAAAGGACCGATCTCATGATCGCGAACGATGA
- a CDS encoding plasmid mobilization protein: MAQAHRSAKRDFRPHRIGRPRKTVEELRTEEVRARLSLTEKQKLTDDARTAGLSEAEYVRRLIAGHKPQGSGRCDPRLLYELNAIGNNLNQAVRNLHAGRTQRESWEELRRQLEEALTKVAIGDVR; this comes from the coding sequence ATGGCACAGGCACATCGTTCGGCGAAACGCGACTTCCGGCCACACCGGATCGGTCGGCCGCGGAAGACGGTCGAAGAGCTTCGGACCGAAGAGGTCCGCGCTCGATTGTCGCTCACCGAAAAGCAGAAGCTGACCGACGATGCCCGCACCGCCGGGCTGTCGGAAGCGGAGTACGTCCGCCGGTTGATTGCCGGGCATAAGCCGCAAGGCAGCGGCCGGTGCGATCCGCGGCTGCTCTATGAACTTAATGCGATTGGCAACAACCTGAATCAGGCCGTGCGGAATCTGCATGCCGGTCGGACGCAGCGGGAAAGCTGGGAAGAGCTTCGTCGGCAGTTGGAGGAGGCGTTGACGAAAGTCGCGATCGGCGATGTTCGTTGA
- a CDS encoding recombinase family protein — translation MLTCYVRVSTHRQNLESQITEIERWLDGQNVPLKSVRWYREVESGTGLERPAFEELQVAIFRGEVKTVVVWKLDRLSRRQRDGINILADWCEQGVRIISVTQQLDLSGSIGRIVAGVLFGVAEMELEHTRERQAAGIAAAKARGVYRNHGRKKGATKADPSRAVELRDRGLRPKEIAQVLGVSRSVVYEYFKTAETASPI, via the coding sequence GTGCTTACTTGCTATGTCCGCGTCTCGACGCATCGCCAGAACCTCGAAAGCCAGATCACCGAAATTGAGCGTTGGCTTGACGGCCAGAACGTACCGCTTAAGTCGGTCCGGTGGTACCGGGAGGTCGAAAGCGGCACGGGATTGGAGCGACCGGCCTTTGAAGAACTTCAAGTCGCTATCTTTCGCGGAGAGGTCAAGACGGTTGTCGTCTGGAAACTCGACCGCCTTTCCCGTCGACAGCGCGACGGGATCAACATCTTAGCCGACTGGTGCGAGCAGGGCGTTCGGATCATCAGCGTCACTCAGCAACTCGATTTGAGCGGCTCGATCGGCCGCATCGTGGCCGGTGTTCTCTTCGGCGTCGCCGAGATGGAACTGGAACACACCCGCGAAAGACAGGCGGCAGGCATCGCCGCGGCAAAAGCCCGCGGCGTCTACCGGAATCACGGTCGCAAGAAGGGAGCCACCAAAGCTGATCCCAGCCGCGCGGTCGAACTCCGCGACCGCGGCCTGCGGCCGAAAGAAATCGCTCAGGTACTCGGCGTCAGTCGCTCGGTCGTCTATGAGTATTTTAAGACTGCCGAAACTGCATCACCAATCTAA
- a CDS encoding helix-turn-helix transcriptional regulator, which translates to MAPSRTYDEDFERIVENLRTIFGGDYPAALRPVGKAIKALRLARTELRTQGDLAAEAGVDQSTISRLEQGKIASTETEKLYAISFALGVPLNRIADVKLPNADTELAIKSQRLLIDRMASKAPGELSKLIRFNELEPLRFGIPLGWQLGSLDFFSRFEIEAAREFFEQAKADVARLLKIDRFSAVLKFDESDEAIGYVVTHYAVKDQERHAAICIGMCGARQAYSATYLDAVVAATDKVAKIGLKAWAIKPLDDVASSVVPSRESLFLAIVERDARTHRALLDFLLTVAETES; encoded by the coding sequence ATGGCCCCTTCCCGGACTTACGACGAAGATTTCGAGCGCATCGTCGAAAATCTCCGCACGATCTTTGGCGGCGATTATCCGGCCGCGCTGCGGCCCGTGGGTAAGGCCATCAAGGCCCTGCGGCTTGCTCGTACCGAACTTCGCACGCAGGGCGACCTCGCGGCGGAAGCCGGTGTCGATCAGTCGACGATTTCGCGGCTTGAGCAGGGAAAAATCGCGTCGACCGAAACGGAAAAGCTCTATGCGATTTCGTTCGCGCTTGGAGTGCCGTTAAACCGCATCGCCGACGTGAAGCTGCCGAACGCCGACACCGAACTAGCAATCAAGTCGCAACGGCTGTTGATCGATCGAATGGCTTCGAAGGCTCCGGGCGAGCTTTCGAAGCTGATCCGGTTTAACGAGTTGGAACCACTACGGTTCGGTATCCCGCTCGGTTGGCAATTGGGAAGTCTAGATTTTTTTAGTCGCTTTGAGATTGAGGCAGCGCGGGAGTTCTTCGAGCAGGCCAAGGCTGACGTTGCTCGATTGCTCAAGATCGATCGGTTTTCCGCAGTACTGAAGTTCGACGAAAGCGACGAAGCAATTGGCTATGTCGTGACGCATTACGCCGTTAAAGACCAAGAGCGACACGCAGCGATTTGCATCGGCATGTGTGGCGCGAGGCAAGCCTACTCCGCTACCTACTTAGACGCTGTCGTCGCCGCCACCGACAAGGTGGCCAAGATCGGCCTAAAGGCATGGGCAATCAAACCGCTTGATGATGTCGCTTCATCGGTTGTGCCGAGTCGCGAAAGCCTTTTTCTAGCGATTGTTGAGCGGGATGCCCGAACTCATCGCGCTTTGCTTGACTTTCTGCTGACCGTGGCGGAGACCGAATCGTGA
- a CDS encoding type IV secretory system conjugative DNA transfer family protein, which produces MLNRTQPPAFLADLPRGTPGTAQQGPRQSQEFASLKEIQTRLAYDRDGVFLGIVDAAIKHDPKARPGADPRYAAGSPKNFVGVNDDRHVFTVASSRSGKGRSVLIPNLLMYPHSTIAIDPKGELATETANHRQSKRGNDVVVLDPFGVSQGCEKLRGGFNPFDGIIERTLIESSILIADALVVDERDGKNVHWSEAAKSFLRGLIVHVKTGAKFEGRRHLGTVRELASMAESGGSKDKLSDVASGMIANDVADGFVRRSAYDFFTKPDNERGGVLSTLNRNLMFLDLPEIKRSVIQSSLSLSALKKKPTTVYLCLPARHMATCSRWLRLLINLTIQSIEMTPASPNMPGRVYMLLDEMPVLGRMESIVSAAGEVAGHGLRMHYVFQDLTQAKDIYGDRWQTFVANSGVVQCFSANDIFTAEWISKRLGRTTVAYSERSGASGMALASQPFAGTGRTETVDLLAPHEVMRYFAREDRHLRQLLLISGQPPVVCQKAYYDKIGSLL; this is translated from the coding sequence ATGTTGAATCGCACGCAACCGCCGGCGTTTCTGGCGGACCTTCCGCGCGGGACGCCCGGCACGGCCCAGCAGGGGCCGCGTCAATCGCAGGAATTCGCATCACTCAAGGAAATTCAGACGAGACTGGCCTACGATCGCGACGGCGTTTTTCTCGGCATCGTCGACGCGGCCATCAAGCACGATCCCAAAGCCCGACCCGGAGCCGATCCCCGCTATGCGGCCGGATCACCTAAGAACTTCGTCGGCGTGAATGACGATCGGCATGTCTTCACCGTCGCATCGAGCCGCTCTGGGAAGGGGCGTTCGGTCTTAATTCCGAACCTGCTGATGTACCCGCATTCGACGATCGCGATCGATCCGAAGGGCGAACTTGCAACGGAGACGGCCAACCACCGCCAATCGAAACGCGGCAATGATGTCGTCGTGCTCGATCCGTTCGGCGTCAGCCAAGGATGCGAAAAACTCCGGGGCGGGTTTAATCCGTTCGACGGAATCATTGAACGAACCTTAATTGAGTCGAGCATTCTGATCGCCGATGCGCTCGTCGTGGATGAGCGGGATGGCAAGAACGTCCATTGGTCGGAAGCCGCGAAGTCGTTTCTGCGCGGGCTTATCGTGCATGTGAAGACGGGTGCCAAATTCGAGGGGCGACGGCATCTGGGCACCGTCCGCGAACTCGCCAGCATGGCGGAGTCGGGCGGCAGCAAGGATAAATTAAGTGATGTCGCCTCGGGAATGATCGCCAATGATGTCGCGGATGGCTTTGTGAGGCGGTCCGCCTATGACTTTTTCACGAAGCCGGACAACGAACGTGGCGGAGTCCTGTCGACACTGAACCGGAATCTAATGTTCTTAGACCTGCCGGAGATTAAACGTTCGGTGATCCAGTCGTCTCTGTCGCTGTCCGCCCTTAAGAAGAAACCGACGACCGTCTATTTATGCCTTCCCGCCCGGCACATGGCCACCTGCAGCCGTTGGCTGCGACTATTAATTAACCTCACGATCCAAAGCATCGAGATGACGCCCGCCAGTCCGAACATGCCGGGACGGGTCTATATGTTGCTCGACGAAATGCCGGTGCTGGGTCGGATGGAATCGATCGTCAGTGCCGCCGGTGAGGTGGCCGGTCACGGCCTGCGGATGCACTATGTGTTCCAAGACCTGACGCAGGCCAAAGACATCTACGGCGACCGCTGGCAAACCTTCGTTGCCAACTCCGGCGTCGTGCAATGCTTCTCGGCCAACGACATCTTTACGGCCGAGTGGATCTCCAAACGCCTCGGCCGCACGACCGTCGCCTACAGCGAGCGCAGCGGAGCCTCCGGCATGGCCCTCGCCAGCCAACCCTTCGCGGGCACGGGAAGAACCGAAACCGTCGACCTCCTCGCCCCGCACGAAGTGATGCGCTACTTCGCCCGCGAAGATCGCCACCTGCGGCAACTACTACTCATCTCCGGCCAACCGCCGGTCGTGTGTCAGAAGGCTTACTACGATAAAATCGGAAGTCTCCTTTGA
- a CDS encoding efflux RND transporter periplasmic adaptor subunit: protein MLRLLKVAAVLCVVAVAVFGCYTTRDRWLPLLQNSEHDSVAVAPSSSAGGANEQVRLTKQARKNLRLTSMPLVPTTYWRSIEIPGVIVDRPGVSDRGVVAPVSAVVTKIHHYAGETVLPGEPLVTLRLVSESFQISQIELYKAVEEKQITQAEIDRLSDAARSGAVPRSTMIDLNNELRRLDVSIRAYRQDLQIRGLNSQQIEAVTKGDFTSEIIVYAPATTSEEVDSLGTEAADGVEDDFYEVQRVEVELGHHVQAGQKVATLSRHHSLFIEGRAFRQEIPLVQRAAEGKWPIRVELLQESEHDWEGPLPPVTVHHISNTLNDDRRTISFFCPLKNQARRYERDGQSLYLWRFRPGQRVTLHVDVEEFNDVFVVPADAVLIEGPETYLFRQNGDFFDRKPVHVLHQTREEAVIANDGSVPPGIYVTKSGAVQLNRVLQSQSDTAPAGVHVHADGSVHANH, encoded by the coding sequence ATGTTGCGACTTCTGAAAGTCGCGGCGGTCCTGTGTGTCGTTGCGGTTGCTGTTTTCGGCTGCTACACGACCCGCGATCGCTGGTTGCCGCTGCTGCAAAATTCGGAACATGATTCTGTCGCTGTTGCTCCGAGTAGTTCGGCGGGCGGGGCGAATGAGCAGGTTCGTCTCACGAAACAGGCCCGGAAGAATCTGCGGCTGACTTCGATGCCGCTGGTGCCAACGACCTATTGGCGGTCGATCGAGATTCCGGGTGTCATCGTCGACCGACCCGGCGTGAGCGACCGCGGTGTCGTCGCCCCGGTCTCGGCTGTCGTCACCAAGATTCACCACTATGCCGGTGAGACCGTGCTGCCCGGCGAGCCGCTCGTGACCTTGCGGCTGGTGAGCGAGTCTTTCCAGATTTCACAGATCGAACTCTACAAGGCGGTCGAGGAGAAGCAGATCACGCAAGCCGAGATCGATCGGCTGAGCGACGCGGCCCGTTCGGGGGCGGTGCCGCGATCGACCATGATCGATCTCAACAACGAACTGCGGCGTCTCGACGTTTCTATTCGTGCCTATCGGCAGGACTTGCAGATACGCGGCCTGAACTCGCAGCAGATCGAGGCGGTGACTAAAGGTGATTTCACGTCGGAGATCATCGTCTACGCTCCCGCTACGACGAGCGAGGAGGTGGATTCACTCGGCACCGAGGCGGCGGACGGTGTCGAAGACGACTTCTATGAAGTCCAGCGGGTCGAAGTGGAACTTGGCCATCACGTACAGGCCGGGCAGAAGGTCGCCACGCTGTCACGGCACCATTCACTGTTCATCGAGGGGCGGGCTTTCCGGCAGGAGATACCGCTCGTGCAGCGTGCGGCCGAAGGCAAATGGCCGATCCGCGTCGAGCTGTTGCAGGAGTCGGAGCACGATTGGGAGGGGCCGCTCCCACCGGTGACCGTGCATCACATCTCGAACACGTTGAACGACGATCGGCGAACGATCTCGTTCTTCTGCCCACTCAAGAATCAGGCCCGACGCTACGAGCGCGACGGTCAGTCGTTGTATCTGTGGCGGTTCCGGCCCGGCCAACGGGTCACGCTGCACGTTGACGTGGAAGAATTTAATGACGTCTTTGTCGTACCCGCGGACGCCGTGCTGATTGAGGGGCCGGAGACTTACCTCTTCCGGCAGAACGGCGACTTCTTCGACCGTAAGCCTGTGCATGTGCTGCACCAGACCCGCGAGGAAGCGGTGATCGCCAACGATGGCAGCGTCCCGCCCGGCATCTATGTGACGAAGTCGGGGGCGGTGCAATTGAACCGCGTGCTTCAGTCACAGTCGGACACCGCACCCGCCGGCGTTCATGTCCACGCCGACGGCTCCGTTCACGCCAACCACTGA